A stretch of Brevundimonas naejangsanensis DNA encodes these proteins:
- a CDS encoding ferredoxin--NADP reductase has translation MSDASLAAPPVKASPFHDLEVLWVRHWNDQLFSFGVKRPEDFRFRSGEFVMIGLPGEDGGKPILRAYSIASPFWAEELEFFSIKVEDGPLTSRLQKIQPGDSVLMGKKPTGTLVLDALTGGERLWLIGTGTGLAPWLSVARDPETYSRFKQVIVCHTVRNVADLAYRDFFTHGIHNDPLIGDEAKAQLTYYPTVTRERFETPGRITDRIKSGDVFADLQLPIGFSPNSDRVMLCGSMAMIKETGELLESYGLKEGSNAEPGDYVLERAFVG, from the coding sequence ATGTCCGACGCCTCCCTCGCCGCGCCGCCCGTCAAGGCCAGCCCGTTCCACGATCTCGAAGTCCTGTGGGTCCGCCACTGGAACGACCAGCTGTTCAGCTTCGGCGTGAAACGGCCCGAGGATTTCCGCTTCCGCTCGGGCGAGTTCGTCATGATCGGCCTGCCGGGCGAAGACGGCGGCAAGCCCATCCTGCGCGCCTATTCCATCGCCAGCCCCTTCTGGGCCGAGGAGCTGGAGTTCTTCTCCATCAAGGTCGAGGACGGCCCCCTGACCTCGCGCCTGCAGAAGATCCAGCCGGGCGACAGCGTGCTGATGGGCAAGAAGCCGACCGGCACCCTGGTGCTGGACGCCCTGACCGGCGGCGAGCGTCTGTGGCTGATCGGCACGGGCACCGGCCTGGCGCCCTGGCTGTCGGTGGCGCGCGACCCCGAGACCTATTCGCGGTTCAAGCAGGTCATCGTCTGCCACACGGTGCGCAACGTCGCCGACCTGGCCTATCGCGACTTCTTCACCCACGGCATCCACAACGATCCCCTGATCGGCGACGAGGCCAAGGCCCAGCTGACCTATTATCCGACCGTGACGCGCGAACGCTTCGAGACGCCGGGCCGCATCACCGACCGCATCAAGTCGGGCGACGTCTTCGCCGACCTGCAACTGCCCATCGGCTTTTCGCCCAACAGCGACCGCGTCATGCTGTGCGGCTCGATGGCCATGATCAAGGAGACCGGCGAACTGCTGGAATCCTATGGCCTCAAGGAAGGCTCGAACGCCGAACCCGGCGACTATGTTCTGGAGCGCGCCTTTGTCGGCTGA
- a CDS encoding ATP-binding protein, giving the protein MQTPIMGRIARTLLGMDARAEAPVSPGAAGRRNMLLLIQLRWLAVIGQVLTIVIVHWGLGITVPLGPLLLAPTALAVMNLISAPVTLRRKAVTDPELLLALCVDVAALSWLLYFSGGATNPFAALYLMQVVLAAVLLRPSYAWGFVLVTSACLAVLAIWRRPLPLPEGADARLGLLQQGALINFILIAILLVAFVTRTSQNVRARDAYLAEARQQAAEQDHIVRMGLLASGAAHELGTPLASLSVILSDWRRMTALTADEDLSQDIAQMQAEVERCKSIVTNILMSAGEARGEAPTVTTLGAFLTEIIADWSAKAGEALRVRLIGPAPRDPRIIADPALKQVFSALLDNALEAGARSLEVRAAADGDGLFIAFEDDGPGFSPTVLEKLGQPYQSTKARAGAGLGLFLLVNVVRKLGGTVAAANRPAPGGGGAVVRLTLPIDALAPK; this is encoded by the coding sequence ATGCAGACGCCGATCATGGGGCGGATCGCCCGCACCCTTCTCGGCATGGACGCGCGCGCCGAGGCGCCGGTGTCGCCGGGCGCGGCCGGGCGGCGCAATATGCTGCTGCTGATCCAGTTGCGCTGGCTGGCGGTGATCGGCCAGGTGCTGACCATCGTCATCGTGCACTGGGGCCTGGGCATCACCGTGCCGCTGGGGCCGCTGCTGCTGGCGCCGACGGCCCTGGCGGTGATGAACCTGATCAGCGCTCCCGTGACCCTGCGGCGCAAGGCGGTCACCGACCCGGAGCTGCTGCTGGCCCTGTGCGTCGACGTCGCGGCCCTCAGCTGGCTGCTCTACTTCAGCGGCGGGGCGACCAATCCCTTCGCCGCCCTCTATCTGATGCAGGTGGTTCTGGCGGCGGTGCTGCTGCGGCCCTCCTACGCCTGGGGCTTCGTGCTGGTGACCAGCGCCTGCCTGGCCGTTCTGGCGATCTGGCGGCGGCCGCTGCCCCTGCCGGAGGGCGCCGACGCGCGGCTGGGGTTGCTCCAGCAGGGCGCCCTGATCAACTTCATCCTGATCGCCATCCTGCTGGTCGCCTTCGTGACGCGGACCAGCCAGAACGTGCGCGCCCGCGACGCCTATCTGGCCGAGGCGCGGCAGCAGGCGGCGGAGCAGGACCATATCGTCCGCATGGGGCTGCTGGCCTCGGGCGCAGCACATGAACTCGGCACGCCCCTGGCCTCGCTGTCGGTCATCCTCAGCGACTGGCGGCGGATGACCGCCCTGACGGCGGACGAGGACCTGAGCCAGGACATCGCGCAGATGCAGGCCGAGGTCGAGCGCTGCAAATCCATCGTCACCAACATCCTGATGTCGGCGGGCGAGGCGAGGGGCGAGGCGCCGACCGTCACCACCCTGGGCGCCTTCCTGACCGAGATCATCGCCGACTGGTCGGCCAAGGCGGGCGAGGCCCTGCGGGTCCGGCTGATCGGGCCGGCGCCGCGCGACCCGCGCATCATCGCCGATCCCGCGCTGAAGCAGGTGTTCAGCGCCCTGCTGGACAACGCCCTCGAGGCGGGGGCCCGCAGCCTGGAGGTGCGCGCGGCCGCCGACGGCGACGGCCTGTTCATCGCCTTCGAGGACGACGGGCCGGGCTTCTCCCCGACCGTGCTGGAGAAGCTGGGCCAGCCCTATCAGTCGACCAAGGCCCGGGCGGGCGCGGGCCTGGGCCTGTTCCTGCTGGTCAATGTGGTGCGCAAGCTGGGGGGGACCGTCGCCGCCGCCAACCGGCCTGCGCCGGGCGGCGGCGGAGCCGTGGTGCGCCTGACCTTGCCGATTGACGCCCTGGCGCCGAAATGA
- a CDS encoding Hpt domain-containing protein, with translation MARRDLSGAVDFTVLETMTGGMDDVTDEVLGLFAEQARMWSALLDASSEGWRDAVHTIRGAGAGIGAKTLAEVCAAVEHGEQAAAPAGLERVRTALDAALADVAAYRHELALRSLKG, from the coding sequence ATGGCCAGGCGCGACCTGTCGGGGGCGGTGGATTTCACCGTCCTCGAGACCATGACCGGCGGCATGGACGACGTGACCGACGAAGTGCTGGGCCTGTTCGCTGAACAGGCCCGCATGTGGTCGGCCCTGCTGGACGCCTCGAGCGAGGGCTGGCGCGACGCCGTGCACACCATTCGCGGGGCCGGGGCCGGCATCGGGGCCAAGACCCTGGCCGAGGTCTGCGCCGCGGTGGAGCATGGCGAACAGGCCGCCGCCCCGGCGGGGCTGGAGCGGGTGCGAACGGCCCTGGACGCGGCCCTGGCCGATGTCGCCGCCTATCGCCACGAACTGGCGCTCAGGAGTTTGAAGGGCTGA
- a CDS encoding amino acid permease yields the protein MAFWNRRRSIDAMLAPHTGPALKKTLSWPHLMALGVGAIVGTGILTLIGVGAGLAGPAVLISFGLAGLVCACAALAYAELSTIMPASGSAYTYSYAALGEIFAWVVGWSLILEYSLVVSAVAVGWSGYAVPFLAGLGLDLPTALTVGPHVEGGLINLPAVAIIGVVTGLLLLGTRESATLNAVLVLVKIAALVAFVAIALPNFDAAHFTPFMPHGFGAPFVQTGVMAAAAIIFFAFYGFDAIATAAEETKKPERDLAIGIVGSMVVCTVLYIAVAAAAIGAAPVASFADSPEPLALIMRGLGQGVAAQWIAAAAVVALPTVLLAFLFGQSRIFLGMARDGLLPNRLAKISNRGVPTVVTIFTAIVVAVLAGIMRLDELASLANAGTLMAFMAVGVSLIVLRVREPNRERKFKAPLWWLVGGIAIIGCITFFFSLKASTQFYFLLWNLFGLAVYLVWSSRNSRLAKGQEAEG from the coding sequence ATGGCCTTCTGGAATCGTCGGCGCTCGATCGACGCCATGCTGGCCCCGCACACGGGGCCGGCGCTGAAGAAAACCCTCAGTTGGCCGCACCTGATGGCCCTGGGCGTCGGGGCCATCGTCGGCACCGGCATTCTGACCCTGATCGGGGTCGGCGCGGGGCTGGCGGGCCCGGCGGTGCTGATCAGCTTCGGTCTGGCGGGCCTGGTCTGCGCCTGCGCGGCCCTGGCCTACGCCGAGCTGTCGACCATCATGCCCGCCTCGGGCAGCGCCTATACCTATTCCTATGCGGCGCTGGGCGAGATCTTCGCCTGGGTCGTGGGGTGGAGCCTGATCCTCGAATACTCCCTGGTCGTCTCGGCCGTGGCCGTGGGCTGGTCGGGCTACGCCGTGCCCTTCCTGGCCGGGCTGGGGCTTGACCTGCCGACGGCCCTGACGGTCGGGCCGCACGTCGAGGGCGGGCTGATCAACCTGCCCGCCGTGGCCATCATTGGCGTGGTGACCGGCCTGCTGCTGCTGGGCACGCGCGAGAGCGCCACGCTGAACGCCGTGCTGGTGCTGGTGAAGATCGCGGCCCTGGTCGCCTTCGTCGCCATCGCCCTGCCGAACTTCGACGCGGCCCACTTCACCCCCTTCATGCCGCACGGCTTCGGCGCCCCCTTCGTCCAGACGGGCGTCATGGCGGCGGCGGCCATCATCTTCTTCGCCTTCTACGGCTTTGACGCCATCGCCACGGCGGCCGAGGAGACCAAGAAGCCCGAGCGCGACCTGGCCATCGGCATCGTCGGTTCGATGGTGGTCTGCACCGTCCTCTATATCGCCGTCGCCGCCGCCGCGATCGGCGCCGCTCCGGTCGCCAGCTTCGCCGACAGCCCCGAGCCCCTGGCTCTGATCATGCGCGGCCTGGGCCAGGGCGTTGCGGCCCAGTGGATCGCCGCCGCCGCCGTGGTGGCCCTGCCGACCGTGCTGCTGGCCTTCCTGTTCGGCCAGAGCCGCATCTTCCTGGGCATGGCCCGTGACGGCCTGCTGCCCAACCGCCTGGCCAAGATCTCGAACCGCGGCGTGCCGACGGTGGTGACGATCTTCACCGCCATCGTCGTGGCCGTCCTGGCCGGCATCATGCGCCTGGATGAACTGGCGTCGCTGGCCAACGCCGGCACCCTGATGGCCTTCATGGCCGTGGGGGTCAGCCTGATCGTTCTGCGCGTGCGCGAGCCGAACCGCGAGCGCAAGTTCAAGGCGCCGCTGTGGTGGCTGGTCGGCGGCATCGCCATCATCGGCTGCATCACCTTCTTCTTCAGCCTGAAGGCCTCGACCCAGTTCTACTTCCTGCTGTGGAACCTGTTCGGCCTGGCGGTCTATCTGGTCTGGTCGTCGCGCAACTCGCGCCTGGCCAAGGGCCAGGAGGCCGAGGGCTGA
- a CDS encoding chorismate mutase yields MTAPRTVAIDARKAPEDCATMVDVRQGVDALDRALVTLLAERQRYMDAAARIKPNRDAVFDQARIDDVVAKVLKAAEPAGLSPDIAEPVWRLLIDRCIAHEFGTWDKTRV; encoded by the coding sequence ATGACCGCCCCCCGCACCGTCGCCATCGACGCGCGCAAGGCGCCCGAGGACTGCGCCACCATGGTCGACGTGCGTCAGGGCGTGGATGCGCTCGACCGCGCGCTGGTGACCCTGCTGGCCGAGCGCCAGCGCTACATGGACGCCGCCGCCCGCATCAAGCCGAACCGCGACGCCGTCTTCGATCAGGCCCGCATCGACGACGTGGTGGCCAAGGTGCTGAAGGCGGCCGAGCCCGCCGGTCTCTCGCCCGACATCGCCGAGCCGGTCTGGCGCCTGCTGATCGACCGCTGCATCGCCCACGAGTTCGGCACCTGGGACAAGACGCGGGTCTGA
- a CDS encoding SURF1 family protein, producing the protein MPPSSEPAPGRAGERGRGRGRLVLALAVFAVLFAGFSALGVWQVQRLTWKRELIRQVDARIHAAPVPAPGPAGFAAVTRGADQYRRVTATGRFLHAGETRVKAVTELGPGFWVLTPLAENRGFTVLVNRGFVPSERAAPEARVEGQVEGPVAVTGLLRITEPGGGFLRANDPAGDRWFSRDVAAIAQARGLKGPVAPYFIDADAAPNPGGWPRGGLTVVRFVNSHLVYALTWFGLALMSAGGAVLWAREARRRRGGER; encoded by the coding sequence ATGCCGCCTTCGTCAGAACCAGCGCCCGGCCGGGCGGGCGAGCGAGGGCGAGGGCGGGGGCGGCTGGTCCTCGCCCTGGCGGTCTTCGCCGTCCTGTTCGCGGGCTTCTCGGCCCTGGGCGTCTGGCAGGTGCAGCGGCTGACCTGGAAGCGTGAGCTGATCCGCCAGGTCGACGCCCGCATCCACGCCGCGCCCGTCCCCGCGCCGGGGCCTGCGGGCTTCGCCGCCGTCACGCGCGGGGCGGACCAGTATCGTCGCGTCACGGCCACGGGCCGCTTCCTGCACGCGGGCGAGACCCGGGTGAAGGCGGTCACCGAACTGGGGCCGGGCTTCTGGGTGCTGACGCCCCTGGCCGAGAACAGGGGCTTCACCGTCCTGGTCAACCGGGGCTTCGTCCCGTCCGAGCGCGCGGCGCCCGAGGCGCGTGTCGAGGGACAGGTCGAGGGGCCGGTCGCCGTCACCGGCCTGCTGCGCATCACCGAGCCCGGCGGCGGCTTCCTGCGCGCCAACGATCCGGCGGGCGACCGCTGGTTCTCGCGCGACGTGGCGGCCATCGCCCAGGCGCGGGGGCTGAAGGGGCCGGTCGCCCCTTATTTCATCGACGCGGACGCCGCGCCCAATCCCGGCGGCTGGCCGCGCGGCGGGCTGACGGTGGTGCGCTTCGTCAACAGCCATCTGGTCTATGCTTTGACCTGGTTCGGGCTGGCGCTGATGTCGGCGGGCGGCGCTGTGCTGTGGGCGCGCGAGGCGCGGCGGCGCAGGGGAGGGGAGCGATAA
- the cyoD gene encoding cytochrome o ubiquinol oxidase subunit IV has translation MSAEDHAVNHHDDHAAHGEAHDHGSFKTYMIGFLLSVVLTAIPFWLVMTGTLAPATTGLIITAFAVVQIVVHMVFFLHMNHRSEGGWNMLALIFTLVILVIAVAGSVWVMYHLNANMMPVHDMQVMG, from the coding sequence ATGAGCGCCGAAGACCACGCCGTGAACCACCATGACGACCACGCCGCCCATGGCGAGGCGCACGACCACGGCTCGTTCAAGACCTATATGATCGGCTTCCTGCTGTCGGTCGTGCTGACGGCCATCCCGTTCTGGCTGGTCATGACGGGGACGCTGGCGCCGGCCACGACGGGGCTGATCATCACCGCCTTCGCCGTGGTGCAGATCGTGGTGCACATGGTTTTCTTCCTGCACATGAACCATCGCTCCGAGGGCGGGTGGAACATGCTGGCGCTGATCTTCACCCTGGTCATCCTGGTGATCGCCGTCGCCGGGTCGGTGTGGGTCATGTATCACCTGAACGCGAACATGATGCCCGTCCACGACATGCAGGTGATGGGCTGA
- a CDS encoding CaiB/BaiF CoA transferase family protein, whose protein sequence is MSDAASIPSASLSAPHGPLAGLRVLDLSRVLAGPWATQTLADLGAEVIKIERPGAGDDTRHWGPPFTTTADGAPGDAAYFLCANRGKKSVELDIASPEGAEAARRLAATCDVVVENFKTGGLKKYGLDYAALAAVNPTLVYCSITGFGQDGPDAHRAGYDYMIQAMGGLMSITGQPDGAPGAEPMKVGVAVVDLFTGLYASNAILAALWHARATGEGQHIDIALFDVQAAMLANQATNYFVSGKAPTRMGNAHPNLAPYQPFPCSDGMVIIAVGNDGQFRALCGALELEAEDRFATNALRVANREALGPLIAARTQGFTMHGLMQALERAGVPCGPVNTIDQVFQEPQAVHRGLTVEQSRADLAQPIRTVASPIRLSKTPVRYDAPPPRLGQDTEEVLGALKAEG, encoded by the coding sequence ATGTCCGACGCCGCCTCGATTCCCTCCGCTTCGCTCTCCGCCCCTCACGGCCCCCTCGCGGGCCTGCGCGTGCTGGATCTGTCGCGAGTCCTGGCCGGGCCGTGGGCGACGCAGACCCTGGCCGACCTGGGCGCCGAGGTCATCAAGATCGAGCGGCCGGGCGCCGGCGACGACACCCGCCATTGGGGCCCGCCCTTCACCACCACGGCCGACGGCGCGCCCGGCGACGCCGCCTATTTCCTGTGCGCCAACCGGGGCAAGAAGTCGGTCGAGCTGGACATCGCCAGCCCTGAAGGCGCGGAGGCGGCGCGCCGTCTGGCCGCGACCTGCGACGTGGTGGTCGAGAACTTCAAGACCGGCGGGCTGAAGAAGTACGGCCTCGACTACGCCGCCCTGGCGGCGGTCAATCCGACGCTGGTCTATTGCTCCATCACCGGCTTCGGCCAGGACGGGCCGGACGCGCACCGCGCGGGCTACGACTACATGATCCAGGCCATGGGCGGGCTGATGTCCATCACCGGCCAGCCGGACGGCGCGCCCGGCGCCGAGCCGATGAAGGTCGGGGTGGCGGTCGTGGACCTGTTCACCGGCCTCTACGCCTCCAACGCCATCCTGGCGGCCCTGTGGCACGCCCGGGCGACCGGCGAGGGCCAGCACATCGACATCGCCCTGTTCGACGTTCAGGCCGCCATGCTGGCCAATCAGGCGACCAATTACTTCGTGTCCGGCAAGGCCCCGACGCGGATGGGCAACGCCCACCCCAACCTGGCCCCCTACCAGCCCTTCCCCTGCTCGGACGGCATGGTGATCATCGCCGTGGGCAACGACGGCCAGTTCCGCGCCCTGTGCGGCGCCCTGGAGCTGGAGGCCGAGGACCGCTTCGCCACCAACGCCCTGCGCGTCGCCAACCGCGAGGCGCTGGGGCCGCTGATCGCCGCGCGGACGCAGGGCTTCACCATGCACGGCCTCATGCAGGCGCTGGAGAGGGCGGGCGTGCCCTGCGGCCCGGTCAATACGATCGACCAGGTGTTCCAGGAGCCCCAGGCCGTCCATCGCGGCCTGACGGTGGAGCAGTCGCGCGCCGATCTGGCCCAACCGATCCGCACGGTCGCCTCGCCCATCCGCCTGTCGAAGACGCCGGTGCGCTATGACGCGCCGCCGCCGAGACTGGGGCAGGATACCGAAGAAGTGTTGGGGGCGTTGAAGGCGGAGGGGTGA
- the cyoC gene encoding cytochrome o ubiquinol oxidase subunit III, which produces MSHAPSFHPDYVDEAGRPIFHPEEEPHHPEGHSTMLGFWMYLMSDCLIFAMLFAVYAVLGANYAAGPSPKDLFDLPLVALNTSMLLLSSITYGFAMLAMVKNRTAQMQAWLAITGLFGLCFLGIELYEFAHMIHLGATPQRSGFLSAFFFLVGTHGLHVTFGIIWLVTLMVQVAQKGLIPANKRRLMCLSLFWHFLDVIWIGVFTFVYLMGMLR; this is translated from the coding sequence ATGAGTCACGCACCTTCCTTCCACCCCGACTACGTCGACGAGGCTGGCCGGCCGATCTTCCACCCGGAGGAGGAGCCGCATCACCCGGAAGGCCACAGCACCATGCTGGGCTTCTGGATGTATCTGATGAGCGACTGCCTCATCTTCGCGATGCTGTTCGCCGTCTATGCGGTGCTGGGGGCCAACTACGCCGCGGGCCCGTCGCCCAAGGACCTGTTCGACCTGCCGCTGGTGGCGCTGAACACCTCCATGCTGCTGCTGTCGTCGATCACCTACGGTTTCGCCATGCTGGCCATGGTCAAGAACCGCACGGCGCAGATGCAGGCCTGGCTGGCGATCACCGGCCTGTTCGGCCTCTGCTTCCTGGGGATCGAGCTCTATGAGTTCGCCCACATGATCCACCTGGGCGCCACGCCCCAGCGCAGCGGCTTCCTGTCGGCCTTCTTCTTCCTGGTGGGGACCCACGGCCTGCACGTCACCTTCGGCATCATCTGGCTGGTGACGCTGATGGTGCAGGTGGCGCAGAAAGGGCTGATCCCGGCCAACAAGCGCCGGCTGATGTGCCTCAGCCTGTTCTGGCACTTCCTGGACGTCATCTGGATCGGCGTCTTCACCTTCGTCTATCTGATGGGGATGCTGCGATGA
- a CDS encoding response regulator transcription factor, whose translation MNETPRQLLIVEDDESFSRTLRRSFERRGYQVVSAHSHDQMVEVLKTHHPDYAVVDLKLGAASGLTCVQTLHAFDPDLVIVVLTGFASIATAVEAIKLGARHYLAKPAGTDDIEAAFGREAGDPDAPLSARPTSIKTLEWERIHEVLAETDFNISEAARRLGMHRRTLARKLEKRQVS comes from the coding sequence ATGAACGAGACGCCCCGCCAGTTGCTGATCGTCGAGGACGACGAGTCCTTTTCGCGGACCCTGCGGCGGTCGTTCGAGCGGCGCGGCTATCAGGTCGTCAGCGCGCACAGCCATGACCAGATGGTCGAAGTGCTGAAGACGCATCATCCCGACTACGCCGTGGTGGACCTGAAGCTGGGGGCGGCGTCGGGCCTGACCTGCGTCCAGACCCTGCACGCCTTCGATCCCGACCTGGTGATCGTGGTCCTGACCGGCTTCGCCAGCATCGCCACGGCGGTCGAGGCCATCAAGCTGGGCGCGCGCCACTACCTGGCCAAGCCGGCGGGCACCGATGACATCGAGGCCGCCTTCGGCCGCGAGGCGGGCGACCCGGATGCGCCCCTGAGCGCGCGACCCACTTCGATCAAGACCCTGGAGTGGGAGCGGATTCACGAGGTCCTGGCCGAGACCGACTTCAACATCTCCGAAGCCGCCCGCCGCCTGGGCATGCACCGCCGCACCCTGGCGCGGAAGCTGGAGAAGCGGCAGGTCAGCTGA